In Candidatus Kaistella beijingensis, a genomic segment contains:
- a CDS encoding site-specific DNA-methyltransferase has translation MPTLQFKGKNIIWNHHLSVPYHSLEEIPELGFNADNEPENLIIEGDNLTALKALLPKYSGSIDFIYIDPPYNTGNDNGVGKGWIYNDNVNSPLLREWLHKEVSKDDLTKHDKWLCMMTPRLKLLKELLVDNGVIAISIDDNELSNLIILLREIFGENHIGNIIWYKKRKGSFLSKEFISLTEYIVLFKKTTDSIHLFGGKADEDESQPLVKRTNSIKELTFKANTVTSNLSDRILDIGTYGSGTSEVELLTPLSIENNIITNDITLKGPFTWTQEMLELELNKGSRITINTLNLQPRAFRVYDEDHHKGLGSYIDGREISATTDDAYEELKSMFGTDRAFDYSKPYQLIKELVNACTFKNENAIILDSFAGSGTTMHAVNELNKDGGNRKCILVQMTEATEAEPDKNICRDITRERNKLAIEKYGYESGFKYLKVGAAIDPDTMLDGELPTYNQFAEYVFYLATGGHLADKENINSENYFVGTEGSQAIYLIYEQDFDKLTRMALTLDIAEQIIAHSPGKRRTVFAPSCFLDEDYMSEKQIEFVSVPYNLFERNTAD, from the coding sequence ATGCCAACACTACAATTTAAGGGTAAAAATATTATATGGAATCATCACCTAAGTGTTCCTTACCATTCGTTAGAAGAAATCCCAGAGTTGGGGTTTAATGCAGATAATGAACCTGAAAATCTAATTATTGAAGGTGATAATTTAACTGCACTAAAGGCTTTGCTTCCTAAATACTCAGGTTCCATAGATTTTATATATATAGATCCCCCATATAATACAGGTAATGATAATGGTGTAGGTAAAGGTTGGATTTATAATGATAATGTAAATAGTCCTTTGCTACGCGAATGGTTACATAAAGAGGTTTCAAAAGATGATCTTACAAAGCATGATAAATGGCTATGTATGATGACTCCTAGATTAAAATTATTAAAAGAGTTACTTGTTGATAATGGTGTAATCGCAATATCGATCGATGATAACGAATTATCAAATTTAATTATATTACTAAGGGAAATTTTTGGTGAAAATCATATTGGTAATATTATTTGGTATAAAAAAAGAAAAGGCAGTTTTCTTTCGAAAGAATTCATTAGCTTAACTGAATATATCGTATTATTCAAAAAAACTACAGATAGCATCCACTTGTTCGGAGGCAAGGCTGATGAAGACGAATCGCAACCCCTTGTTAAAAGAACAAACTCTATAAAAGAGTTGACTTTTAAAGCAAATACAGTAACTTCTAACCTAAGTGATAGGATTTTAGATATTGGCACTTATGGTAGTGGTACGAGTGAAGTTGAATTATTGACACCGTTGTCTATTGAAAATAATATTATTACCAATGATATTACACTTAAAGGCCCTTTTACTTGGACACAGGAAATGCTAGAATTAGAGCTTAATAAAGGGTCCCGTATTACTATCAATACACTGAATTTACAACCTAGAGCTTTTAGAGTGTATGACGAAGACCACCATAAGGGATTAGGATCATATATAGATGGGCGGGAAATTAGTGCTACTACTGATGATGCATATGAGGAATTGAAAAGTATGTTTGGAACGGATCGAGCATTTGATTATTCCAAACCTTATCAACTTATCAAAGAATTAGTAAATGCGTGTACTTTTAAAAATGAAAATGCAATTATTTTAGATTCTTTTGCTGGCTCAGGAACAACAATGCATGCAGTCAACGAACTTAATAAAGACGGTGGAAATAGAAAATGTATATTAGTGCAAATGACTGAAGCTACAGAGGCTGAACCAGACAAAAATATTTGCAGAGATATTACAAGGGAGCGTAATAAACTTGCTATTGAAAAATATGGTTATGAAAGTGGTTTCAAATATTTAAAGGTGGGTGCTGCTATTGATCCCGACACTATGCTTGACGGCGAATTGCCGACTTACAATCAGTTTGCAGAATATGTATTCTATCTTGCAACAGGAGGTCATTTAGCAGATAAAGAAAACATTAATTCTGAAAACTATTTCGTAGGAACAGAAGGAAGTCAGGCAATCTATTTAATTTATGAACAGGATTTCGATAAATTGACGAGAATGGCGCTAACCTTAGATATTGCTGAGCAAATTATTGCACACAGTCCCGGTAAGAGAAGAACTGTTTTTGCGCCGTCCTGCTTCCTCGATGAAGATTATATGTCTGAGAAACAGATTGAATTTGTTTCTGTGCCTTACAATTTGTTTGAACGAAATACTGCCGATTAA
- a CDS encoding helix-turn-helix domain-containing protein: MNAHLEHIASLSQDVKEIKEALHFIAKSSLMQLKDEWIDGQIVMQTLHISQRTLQSLRDNGTLPFSRINGKFYYKVTDIQELLEANYTKSKIR, translated from the coding sequence ATGAATGCACACTTAGAACATATAGCATCCCTTTCTCAGGATGTTAAGGAAATCAAGGAAGCATTACATTTCATAGCGAAATCTTCTTTGATGCAGTTGAAAGACGAATGGATAGATGGACAGATTGTAATGCAGACATTGCACATCAGCCAGAGAACCTTGCAGTCTTTGCGTGATAACGGAACTTTGCCTTTCAGCAGGATTAATGGAAAATTCTATTATAAGGTAACGGATATTCAGGAGTTGCTGGAAGCCAATTATACCAAATCCAAAATTCGGTGA
- a CDS encoding DEAD/DEAH box helicase, whose translation MYLKNYQIRVVNELKNFFQTSKEQKITFDAATALLPEDMRDSLNYVQKTFEKFSFPYNDSSKNGLGKFYPRIVMKVPTGGGKTLLAVEAIREYQNNFAQKKTGLVVWIVPREPIYKQTLNRLRDKGDPYRQLLDQASGGRTLIVEKGQKLSLQDIEENLVVLFVMIQSISRANTAEALKVFKDSGGYDGFFPQDNRYDLHAEWLKQVPNLDTLWNNGDQAQLVTSLGNAVRVSKPFIIIDEIHKVFSDTARKTIDNLNPEMVLGLTATPKEGMNIITKVTGLELKDEEMVKLDLHIIPPVDASTEDWKAMLNQIKEQREHLEVKAIEFRRNTGQYIRPISLIQVERTGNDQRGRGFVHSLDAKEHLLDLGVNPDEIAIKSSSQNDIEDIDLLSPDCPIRFIITKEALSEGWDCPFAYSLGIIPNTASNTGVTQLVGRILRQPRGKKTGIKELDESYVYYSKGDNGSLLNKVIAGFKEEGLEDLTGKVQVQGNATVNPPKKVEIKEEFRDYQYAFYLPVWLMVNRENDSKRRFSYDFDIRPYLSFEEYSISQELLQKITESLSEENKEQKSFTVTIDQQSHAQYSEESRGVVSKSFISKNYLSRRISEIVDNPFLARKICNAVVDKLIEEISEEKLSDHFSYITAKIVEDLSNQRKLQEEEIFMKHLNEETLELVITDDRINGFQIPKEDVITITGLPNTYTKNLYSDVEVSSMNSLEKSVAGILENQQKLLWWFRNKVGKNWYSIQGWHKHKIRPDFVVAKKKEDNSVDIIYILESKGEHLVNNPDTVYKKKVFDKMTELHQNGKIKSYQTELDFGQICEEQAAYLIEGSQEDTEIRRLFM comes from the coding sequence ATGTATTTAAAGAACTATCAGATTCGTGTCGTAAACGAATTAAAAAACTTTTTTCAAACTTCAAAAGAACAGAAAATCACTTTTGACGCTGCTACTGCATTATTGCCCGAAGATATGCGCGACAGTTTAAATTATGTGCAGAAAACTTTTGAAAAATTTTCATTTCCTTATAATGACAGCAGCAAAAATGGTTTAGGAAAGTTTTATCCCCGTATCGTGATGAAGGTTCCAACAGGTGGCGGTAAAACCTTGCTCGCAGTTGAAGCAATCAGAGAATATCAAAATAATTTTGCACAGAAGAAAACAGGTTTGGTGGTTTGGATTGTTCCCCGTGAACCAATTTATAAGCAAACACTAAATAGGCTTCGCGATAAAGGTGACCCATACAGACAACTGTTGGATCAGGCAAGTGGCGGCAGAACGCTTATTGTTGAGAAAGGACAGAAACTTTCCCTTCAGGATATTGAAGAAAATTTGGTAGTGCTGTTTGTAATGATTCAGTCAATAAGTAGAGCGAATACAGCAGAAGCATTAAAAGTTTTTAAAGACAGTGGCGGTTATGATGGCTTCTTTCCGCAGGACAACCGTTATGATCTTCACGCTGAATGGCTAAAGCAAGTGCCGAATCTTGATACGCTTTGGAATAACGGAGATCAGGCGCAGTTGGTAACTAGTTTAGGAAATGCGGTGCGTGTTTCAAAACCGTTCATAATTATTGACGAAATTCATAAAGTCTTTTCAGATACAGCAAGGAAAACAATTGATAATCTAAATCCTGAAATGGTTTTAGGCTTAACTGCGACACCTAAAGAAGGAATGAATATCATTACCAAAGTAACAGGTCTTGAATTAAAGGATGAAGAAATGGTAAAGTTAGATTTGCATATTATTCCACCTGTTGATGCTTCAACCGAAGATTGGAAAGCAATGTTGAACCAAATTAAGGAACAGCGTGAACATCTTGAAGTTAAGGCAATAGAGTTCCGAAGAAATACCGGTCAGTATATACGGCCAATATCATTAATACAGGTTGAAAGAACGGGTAACGACCAACGCGGAAGAGGTTTTGTTCACAGTTTGGATGCAAAGGAACATTTATTGGATTTAGGCGTGAATCCTGATGAGATTGCTATTAAATCCAGTTCTCAAAACGATATTGAAGATATAGATTTGCTTTCACCGGATTGTCCTATTAGATTTATTATTACAAAAGAAGCACTTTCAGAAGGTTGGGATTGTCCGTTTGCATATAGTTTGGGGATTATTCCCAATACGGCTTCCAATACAGGCGTAACCCAATTGGTTGGTAGAATTCTGCGCCAGCCGAGAGGAAAGAAAACAGGAATTAAGGAACTTGACGAAAGTTATGTGTATTATTCAAAAGGTGATAATGGCAGTTTGTTGAATAAAGTAATTGCAGGATTCAAGGAAGAAGGTTTAGAAGATCTTACAGGAAAAGTGCAGGTTCAGGGTAATGCAACTGTTAATCCGCCAAAAAAAGTTGAAATTAAAGAAGAATTCAGGGATTATCAATACGCTTTTTATTTGCCTGTATGGTTGATGGTAAACCGTGAAAATGATTCTAAAAGAAGATTTAGTTACGACTTTGATATTCGTCCTTATTTGAGTTTTGAAGAATATAGTATATCACAGGAGTTATTGCAAAAAATTACGGAGTCATTAAGTGAAGAAAATAAAGAGCAGAAGTCTTTTACAGTTACAATTGACCAACAGAGCCACGCTCAGTATTCTGAAGAAAGCAGAGGTGTTGTTTCTAAGAGTTTTATTTCAAAGAACTATTTGTCTCGCAGGATTTCTGAAATTGTTGATAATCCTTTTTTAGCAAGAAAAATTTGTAATGCTGTTGTAGATAAACTGATTGAAGAAATATCGGAAGAAAAACTTTCAGATCATTTTTCATACATAACTGCAAAAATTGTTGAAGATTTATCAAACCAAAGGAAACTTCAGGAAGAAGAAATATTTATGAAACATCTTAATGAGGAAACTTTGGAATTGGTAATTACAGACGATAGAATAAACGGTTTCCAAATACCAAAAGAAGATGTCATTACAATTACAGGATTACCGAATACCTATACAAAGAACCTTTATTCCGATGTTGAAGTATCTTCAATGAATAGTTTAGAAAAATCTGTTGCAGGAATTCTTGAAAATCAGCAGAAATTATTGTGGTGGTTCAGAAATAAAGTGGGTAAAAATTGGTATTCAATCCAGGGATGGCACAAGCATAAAATCCGTCCTGATTTTGTAGTGGCTAAAAAGAAAGAAGATAATTCAGTAGATATAATTTACATTCTTGAAAGTAAAGGAGAGCATTTAGTCAACAATCCTGATACAGTTTATAAGAAAAAAGTTTTTGATAAGATGACAGAATTGCATCAAAACGGAAAAATCAAATCTTATCAAACTGAATTGGATTTCGGGCAAATTTGTGAAGAACAGGCTGCGTATTTAATTGAAGGTTCGCAAGAAGACACTGAAATCAGGAGACTATTCATGTAA
- a CDS encoding BT4734/BF3469 family protein has product MKVTRKAILDKTHYGLNVYSFILRQHYPGETVLSLSGRDCKPAKNPFNNHKETLVVRIVDGCARHTDSENWEFQGDVFDFAELAFQLSGQELLDKINEVMHLKLDEEKNFYRNKILPQKAVELISKTMDAPLVSYFKNPVQNTIPFQEMSLVQIYRKIKSDAFKSQTEKLRTIQDKKEARKYKSSNFHYATFSGTFSKRSDAELKEHSGLLTVDFDHLEDVSALKEKLLLDEYFETEMMFVSPSGDGLKWIIPIDLSQASQQEYFQAVFNYVKHTYGFSIDESGKDVSRACFLPHDAEVYINPKYL; this is encoded by the coding sequence ATGAAGGTGACAAGAAAAGCAATATTGGATAAAACGCATTACGGGCTGAATGTCTATTCGTTTATCCTGCGCCAGCACTACCCGGGTGAAACGGTCCTTTCCCTTTCGGGAAGGGACTGCAAACCCGCTAAAAATCCTTTCAATAATCATAAGGAAACTTTGGTAGTGAGGATTGTTGATGGTTGCGCCCGGCATACTGATTCAGAGAATTGGGAATTTCAGGGTGATGTGTTCGATTTTGCCGAACTGGCTTTTCAGTTAAGTGGTCAGGAACTGTTGGATAAAATCAATGAAGTGATGCACCTGAAACTGGATGAAGAAAAAAACTTTTACAGAAATAAAATACTGCCACAAAAAGCTGTAGAACTGATTTCAAAAACAATGGATGCACCATTGGTAAGTTATTTCAAAAATCCTGTTCAGAATACCATTCCGTTTCAGGAAATGTCATTGGTGCAGATTTACCGCAAGATTAAAAGCGACGCTTTCAAAAGTCAGACTGAAAAACTGCGGACAATTCAGGATAAAAAAGAAGCACGGAAATACAAATCTTCCAACTTTCATTACGCTACATTTTCGGGAACTTTCAGCAAAAGAAGCGATGCCGAACTCAAAGAACATTCCGGCTTGCTTACGGTGGATTTTGACCATTTGGAAGATGTATCTGCCCTGAAAGAAAAACTTTTGCTGGACGAATATTTTGAAACGGAAATGATGTTTGTTTCGCCATCTGGCGATGGCTTGAAATGGATAATTCCGATTGACCTTTCCCAGGCTTCACAACAGGAATATTTTCAGGCAGTGTTCAATTATGTGAAACACACTTACGGTTTCTCAATTGATGAATCCGGCAAAGATGTTTCCCGAGCCTGCTTCCTTCCTCACGATGCCGAGGTTTATATTAATCCTAAATACTTATAA
- a CDS encoding Piwi domain-containing protein produces the protein MPESLHFNILTFTDAKEKHSFWFTQQEDKNLYRFRKDVVPLEVIEHFGEQEFYYTSFTVENTGFYPVEKSVIPEYEESVTDDGEIVTKRVHNSAFTISMQKKFYNWQIQQYFRAKGCLVKSDYILDSEVWIQKENKLEDSLYNLYDRFTLRVQFQIISKQWELVLIYDGVSKIFKQSLSDIDEDIPTDAYRWLLFEKEFYHYQRMPDKVARNLEKAFPIWNLKIRKALNETAEKPDTSNKYFKFKEKITFLIKDFLKIPQFEDLFRLQSDKLLKVPEYRVGGVRSSMNDMLFGEEKPDYTPLFGITKNGPFDFPKCKNIHFIYFVHEDDKDIGELVHRYFNKKFDNFPGIEQYTGKKYFADKELGCRFKDKENPWPEINEHITNLKTSPDVTYVAIYISPFSRDTATFTQQGIYFKVKQALLNKGIVCQVLDANHAREARSFVYNAINLSIAINAKLNGTPWRLDEDPKDELIVGVGAFHNRVTETKYIASAFSFDNTGKFNRFDHFFENQTKELAGRIKITVKQFTSINPDLKRLVIHFYKTMKQSELAPIEKALHELDLHIPIFIVSVNKTESTDYIAFDEASSLLMPYSGTWISFGENKYLLFNNIRYRNKTFKPSAGYPFPLKIKIDCNDKRLLKDQKTIEGLLEQVYQFSRMYWKSFRQQNLPVTLKYSAMIAEMVPYFEGKTIPDFGKDKLWFL, from the coding sequence ATGCCGGAATCTCTGCACTTCAATATTCTCACATTTACTGATGCTAAAGAAAAACATTCTTTTTGGTTCACTCAACAGGAAGACAAAAATTTGTACCGTTTCAGAAAGGATGTTGTACCGCTGGAAGTGATAGAGCATTTTGGCGAACAGGAATTTTACTATACATCATTCACCGTGGAGAATACGGGATTCTACCCTGTAGAAAAATCTGTGATTCCCGAGTATGAAGAAAGTGTTACCGATGATGGTGAGATTGTAACAAAACGAGTACACAACTCTGCATTTACAATTTCGATGCAGAAGAAATTCTATAATTGGCAGATTCAGCAGTATTTCAGAGCGAAAGGCTGTTTGGTAAAATCGGATTATATATTAGATTCTGAAGTTTGGATACAAAAGGAAAATAAGTTAGAAGATTCATTATATAACTTGTACGACCGCTTCACTTTGCGTGTACAGTTTCAGATAATATCCAAACAATGGGAACTTGTACTGATTTATGATGGCGTTTCTAAAATTTTCAAACAATCACTCTCAGACATAGATGAAGATATTCCGACTGATGCCTATAGATGGCTTTTGTTTGAGAAGGAGTTTTACCACTATCAGCGTATGCCGGATAAAGTGGCAAGGAATCTTGAAAAAGCATTCCCAATATGGAATTTGAAGATAAGGAAAGCACTGAATGAAACTGCTGAAAAACCCGATACATCCAATAAGTATTTCAAGTTTAAGGAAAAAATAACTTTCCTGATTAAGGATTTTCTAAAAATACCACAATTTGAAGATTTATTTCGTTTACAGTCTGATAAATTGCTTAAGGTTCCTGAATACCGTGTTGGTGGGGTGAGGTCTTCGATGAATGATATGTTGTTCGGTGAGGAAAAACCAGATTACACACCTTTATTTGGTATTACCAAAAATGGACCTTTTGATTTTCCAAAATGTAAAAATATTCATTTTATCTATTTTGTTCACGAAGACGATAAGGATATTGGAGAATTGGTACATCGTTACTTTAATAAGAAGTTTGATAATTTTCCTGGAATTGAGCAATATACAGGAAAGAAATATTTTGCTGATAAAGAATTAGGTTGCAGGTTTAAAGATAAAGAAAATCCTTGGCCTGAAATAAATGAACATATAACCAATCTAAAAACCAGTCCCGATGTTACCTATGTAGCAATCTACATTAGTCCGTTTTCAAGGGATACTGCAACTTTTACACAGCAGGGAATATATTTTAAGGTAAAACAGGCTTTATTGAATAAAGGAATTGTTTGTCAGGTGTTGGATGCTAACCACGCAAGGGAAGCAAGAAGTTTTGTCTACAATGCTATTAATCTAAGCATAGCAATAAACGCTAAACTGAATGGTACTCCTTGGAGACTAGATGAAGATCCAAAAGACGAATTGATTGTTGGAGTAGGTGCATTCCACAACAGGGTTACAGAAACCAAATACATTGCAAGCGCATTCAGCTTTGATAATACGGGCAAGTTTAACCGTTTCGACCACTTTTTTGAAAATCAGACAAAAGAATTAGCAGGACGCATCAAAATTACGGTAAAACAGTTTACAAGCATAAATCCGGATTTAAAACGATTAGTAATTCATTTTTATAAAACGATGAAGCAAAGCGAGCTTGCTCCAATTGAGAAAGCTTTGCATGAACTCGATTTGCATATCCCAATTTTCATTGTTTCCGTAAATAAGACAGAATCCACAGATTATATAGCGTTTGATGAAGCTTCTTCCTTGTTGATGCCGTACAGCGGTACATGGATTTCATTTGGAGAGAATAAATATTTATTGTTCAATAACATCAGGTATAGGAATAAAACTTTCAAGCCATCAGCTGGCTATCCTTTCCCGCTTAAGATAAAAATTGATTGTAACGATAAAAGGTTGCTAAAAGACCAGAAAACTATAGAAGGATTATTGGAGCAGGTTTACCAATTCAGTCGCATGTATTGGAAGTCATTCAGGCAGCAGAACCTACCGGTAACGCTAAAATATTCAGCAATGATAGCTGAAATGGTTCCATACTTCGAAGGCAAAACAATCCCCGATTTTGGTAAAGACAAACTTTGGTTTTTGTAA
- a CDS encoding helix-turn-helix domain-containing protein yields the protein MNSITFGEKIRNLRESNGMLLRELAALLNIDTALLSKIERNERRAKREQLAILSTLLHISEQELLTLWLANQLYDILKDEENATAALKVAEKQIEYIRKIK from the coding sequence ATGAACTCTATAACATTTGGCGAAAAAATCCGAAATCTTCGTGAGAGTAATGGTATGCTTTTACGAGAACTGGCTGCACTCTTAAATATTGATACAGCATTACTTTCTAAAATTGAGAGAAATGAACGTAGGGCAAAGCGGGAACAGTTAGCAATTTTGTCCACTTTGCTACATATTTCAGAACAAGAGTTATTAACACTGTGGCTCGCAAATCAACTTTACGATATTTTGAAGGACGAAGAAAATGCTACTGCTGCGTTAAAAGTGGCTGAAAAGCAAATTGAATATATTAGAAAAATTAAATAA
- a CDS encoding helix-turn-helix domain-containing protein, which yields MEDILKRLDDIQKMIESQGLYTKEVLNFTDACRYLELSQSHLYKLTSNGIIPFYKPNGKKIYFRRTELDAWLLRNRTDSQEEIDRKAADYLISKGRIKL from the coding sequence ATGGAAGATATTTTAAAACGCCTCGACGATATTCAGAAAATGATAGAATCGCAGGGCTTATACACAAAAGAAGTATTGAACTTCACAGATGCATGCAGATACCTGGAACTTTCCCAGTCGCACCTTTACAAACTGACGAGCAATGGAATAATTCCATTCTATAAACCGAACGGAAAGAAAATCTATTTCCGTAGAACGGAGTTGGATGCTTGGTTGCTTCGCAACCGCACCGATTCACAGGAGGAAATAGACCGCAAAGCGGCAGATTATTTAATCAGTAAAGGAAGAATAAAGTTATGA
- a CDS encoding DUF3987 domain-containing protein: MNKIFNPKEWLTESIPENKVTEQKSTEPTTVLEEVEEIISRLEEQRIDITQSYKNWINIGFALSGEFGENGRELFHRVSAFHSKYDRVECDAQFSSCLKSKKTGVTIKSFFYLAKDAGIDISFKKTSKDSSSGSEKKVGEIKGEFTNDGVPPPPEQLPNFPASLFPQLPEFLKRVVQVAVSAEEKDILFLGSITAISGCLPKLFGIYDGRKVFPNLFLFITAQASAGKGRLIHCRQLVNPIHKELRDRARELKQRYEIALAQYNAAKGKDENAEKPAKPPEKMLFIPANNSSTGAYQLLGDSDGRGIIFETEGDTLAQAFKSDYGNYSDGFRKAFHHETISYYRRTDREYVDIENPCLSTVLSGTPAQVSALIPSAENGLFSRFMFYAMNVRPIWKNVFESATDNGLEAYFDDLGNEFYSLYGNLMRMPEIQFTLTAEQQQKFNEFFSEIQQMYITLKGLDYMASVRRLGLVAFRLAMILSVLRIMEHGEIPEKMICENQDFNTVISMIRVLVIHSAKVYSELPQEVRPKKQLTKKQKFLSDLPRNFNRQKYLEVAEKFGIPGKTAEGYIAGFKKDGLIHHESQDNYINLTIADSEEIKEI; the protein is encoded by the coding sequence ATGAACAAGATATTTAATCCGAAGGAATGGCTCACAGAATCCATTCCCGAAAATAAAGTTACAGAGCAGAAATCCACCGAACCAACAACAGTATTGGAGGAAGTGGAAGAAATCATAAGTCGCCTGGAAGAACAGCGTATAGATATTACACAATCCTATAAAAACTGGATAAACATTGGCTTTGCACTTTCGGGAGAATTTGGCGAAAACGGCAGGGAATTGTTTCACCGCGTCAGTGCCTTTCATTCCAAATATGACAGAGTCGAATGTGACGCTCAGTTTTCAAGTTGTTTAAAATCCAAAAAGACAGGCGTTACAATCAAATCGTTTTTCTATTTGGCGAAAGATGCAGGAATTGATATTTCCTTCAAAAAAACTTCCAAAGATTCAAGCAGTGGTAGTGAGAAAAAAGTCGGCGAAATTAAAGGTGAATTCACCAATGATGGTGTGCCACCTCCACCAGAGCAACTTCCGAACTTCCCCGCATCCTTATTTCCCCAACTTCCTGAATTCCTCAAAAGAGTGGTTCAGGTTGCAGTTTCTGCCGAGGAAAAAGATATTTTGTTTTTGGGAAGCATTACGGCAATTAGCGGTTGCCTTCCAAAATTGTTTGGCATTTATGATGGCAGAAAGGTTTTTCCGAATCTTTTTCTGTTCATTACAGCGCAGGCGTCCGCTGGCAAAGGTCGGCTCATTCATTGCAGACAGTTGGTAAATCCCATTCACAAAGAATTACGGGACCGTGCAAGAGAACTGAAACAACGTTACGAAATAGCATTGGCGCAGTATAACGCTGCAAAAGGTAAAGATGAAAACGCTGAAAAACCTGCAAAACCACCTGAAAAAATGTTGTTCATTCCTGCCAATAACAGTTCTACGGGAGCGTATCAGTTGTTGGGCGACAGCGATGGCAGAGGAATTATTTTTGAAACCGAAGGCGACACACTGGCGCAAGCCTTCAAAAGTGATTATGGAAATTACAGCGATGGCTTCAGAAAAGCCTTCCACCACGAAACCATTTCCTATTACCGGAGAACCGACCGCGAATATGTGGATATTGAAAATCCCTGCCTTTCCACGGTGCTTTCGGGAACGCCCGCCCAGGTTTCAGCATTAATTCCCAGTGCGGAAAACGGACTTTTCAGCAGATTTATGTTTTATGCGATGAATGTTCGTCCGATTTGGAAAAATGTATTTGAATCTGCCACCGACAACGGTTTGGAAGCCTATTTTGATGATTTGGGAAACGAGTTCTATTCGCTCTATGGAAACCTGATGCGAATGCCCGAAATACAGTTTACCTTAACTGCCGAACAGCAACAGAAATTCAATGAATTTTTTTCAGAGATACAGCAAATGTATATCACTTTAAAAGGTTTGGATTATATGGCTTCGGTTCGCAGATTGGGTTTGGTGGCGTTCAGATTGGCGATGATACTATCAGTGTTGCGGATTATGGAACATGGGGAAATTCCCGAAAAAATGATTTGTGAAAATCAGGATTTCAATACTGTAATTTCTATGATCAGAGTGTTGGTCATTCATTCTGCAAAAGTCTATAGCGAATTGCCACAGGAAGTAAGGCCAAAGAAGCAGTTAACCAAAAAACAAAAATTTCTCAGTGACTTACCCCGAAACTTCAACAGACAGAAATATTTGGAAGTTGCAGAAAAATTTGGCATTCCCGGCAAAACCGCAGAAGGCTATATCGCAGGATTCAAAAAAGATGGCCTAATCCACCACGAATCCCAGGACAATTATATCAATCTCACCATTGCAGATTCTGAGGAAATCAAGGAAATATAG